The genomic stretch CAAGCATAGGGACTAACAATAAAACAGACAAAGGCAAACAACCACTACAAACAGCAATTAAAACAACTATGACTAAAAAGGACAATTAAGAACAGCAAAAGAGAATGGAAAATGTGTATAATTATGTACTTCAGTGTTCaccgatttgcatttgtttaagcCATAGTTTTGCGTTAGCACTGAAAGCTTTAAAATCAGTTAATGCTTTTATTTCTGATGGTAGGCTATTCCAAATCTATGGGCCTTTAACCGGAAAAGAGGACTGATCGAATGTTGTTTAGCGTTTTGCAGTCTCCACTAACTGCTCCCCTCATAGTGGCTCCTTTGCTGTTATATTTTAAAATCATTTGATTAAATAGTTCTAGGGCAAGGCCATTCACACAATTAAAAATCATGGTAAATAAAATGGTGCCATCTTATTGGCTTCTGAGCCAATATTTTCAAAGATTGCTTGTATAATGACATTATGGGTTTCATTGCTGATTGGGTTGCCTGGCCCCAAACAGTTAGACAGTAAGAAAGATGTGACAGAATCATGGCATGCATGTATAATTGGACGGCCTTTATGGGTAAACAAGATCTTATAAGTCAAAAACAATTAAGGTTAGTCTTGATGGTCTTGGACACTTTCCTAATATGTACTCCAGGTTTTAATTGGGAATCCAAGACAACACCTAGATATCTGAGCTAATTTACTTTCTTTATTTCCTTCAGATCAATAGTTATTGTAAAGCCATCCAAGTTTTCATCTTATTGAAAAGCACATTGAAATAGTTTTTGCACAGTTCAGTTAGGAAGTTATTTGGAAGCCACTGTGAGACACCGACCATTTGCTTATTAAGTAACTCTGCAGCCTGTTGTGGAGACTTTGTCGATACATAAATAATTGCATCATCAGCATATATTTGGCACCCGACCTCTTTACAGCTGTCTGGTAGCTCATTAATGTATAAGCAAAAGAGCTATGGTCCCAGAATGGAACCTTGCGGTATGCCCATTTTGCAATTTTGAAGGGGTGAGATCATACCATAAATTTTGACACGTTGTGCTCAGATTCCAGATATGCTTTAAACCAGCTGAGAATTTTTTGGGGAAGCTTTTTAAGTTTATTTAGAAGTATCTCATGATTCATTGCGACAGGCATGTGGGTGCAAGTCCATTAATACTGGGATGGTGTTTTACCTGTGCcctcatccatagggttagtggttgtgtcaggaagggcatccgacataaaattctgccaaatcagtatgcggattgacaagaccataccggatcggtcgaggctccataccagattggtcaaggcccgggttaacaatggttgccattagtgctgtgccctcacagaatacctatggaaactataaaatccactgtggtgacccctgagaaacagggaataagccaaaagtagaagaagaagtaTCTCATGATTCACAGTATTAAAGGCCTTTTTCAGGTCTAAAAATACTGCTATCATTACTTTCTAATCATCTAGTGATTGCTTAATAATTTCTGTAAGACAACATGTAGCCATTTCTGTTGAATATCTTGGTCGAAACCCAAATTCTTTTGGATTGAGAAGCCGGTTTCTTTCAAGAAAATTAATcaacttgggcgtccgggtagcatagaggtctattctgttgcctaccaacacagggatcctggtttgaatctctgtgttacctccgccttggtcgggcgtccctacagacacaattggccatgtctgtgggtggaaagctggatgtggttatacgtcctggtcgctgcactagcgtctcctctggttggtcggggtgcctgttcgggggggaggaggaactggggggtatagcgtgatcatcccaggtgctacatccccctggcgaaactcctcactgtctggtgaaaagaagcggctggaaacTCCAataagaggaggcatgtggcagtctgcagccctccccagatcggcagagggggtggaccagcgaccgggacagctcggaagagtggggtaattggccaagtacaattgggggggaaaagggggggggattaatcCAATGCTCTGCCACTAACTTTTCCATCACGTTCGCGATTGTAGGAAGAATTGTGATCAGTCTATAATTACAAGCTTGGTCAGGTTCTCCAGACTTAGAAAATGGAGTTATAAATGCTTGTTTAAATATTTGAGGAAATTCCCCAGTACTGATGGATAAATTTATCATATGTGTTGTAGGCCTTATCAGAGTATCAGTATACTTTTCATAAAATCAGTGTCTAATGTAAATACATCTTTAGCCTTTGAGTTGTTTAATTGATTGACTACTTATTAAATTTTATCTTGATCAGTCTGTGTGATGAAAAGGGAATTCACTGTATCATTTACTGAGGTCTGACAGTTCTATCAGTTTAAAGTTTGGTACCAGTTCTTCCACGGATTGGACAAAATAGGTATTAAGTGCATTTGCAATTACCATGCTATCAGAGCTTATCACTCAATTTACATTCAGTTGAATTATTCATCTTCATTATTCGCATCATTCATTATTCATATATCCTCCATGTGGTTATAATTATGCAGTCATGGCATCAGAAGCACTGGAGCTGATGGGTTTCTTCCTGGGTCTACTGGGGATGCTGGGAACGCTGGTGGCGACCGTTCTTCCATACTGGCGCACCTCGCCACACATTGGCTCCAACATCGTGACGGCTGTGGACAACATGAAGGGCCTGTGGATGGAGTGCGTGTACCAGAGCACTGGTGCCTTTCAGTGCGAAACCTACAACTCCATGCTGGCCCTGCCCTCTGACCTGCAGGCCTCCCGTGCGCTGATGGTCATCTCTCTGGTGCTGTCCATCCTGGCCATTGCTGTGGCAACGTTGGGCATGCAGTGCACCGTCTGCCTAGAGGGCACAGGCTCCACCAAGAGTCGCATGGCGGGGGCTGGCGGAGGGTTCTTCCTCACTGCGGGCTTCATGGCACTCGTGCCCGTGGCGTGGACCATGCACGAGGTGGTCCAGACCTTCTACCAGCCCAACATCCACACCAGCATGAAGTTTGAGCTGGGCGAGTGTCTGTACGTGGGGCTGGCTGCGGCGCTTACGTCCATACTGGGCGGTGGGCTGCTGTGTTTGTCCTGCTGCGAGGAGCGTGATGGCGCCCGGGGATCCAGGAGGCACGGTAGAGGGTACCCTTACCCGGCGGGAGCGGGAGCTGGGATGCGGACATCCTCGCAGACCTACCGCAACCCCACCCTCCAGTTGAGCGGGGGCAACCAGACAGCCGGAAGGGGGCAGGTTCTTGTGCGTAGCGCCAGCGCCAGCTCTCGTTCCAGCGCTCAAGGGGTCCGAGGCGTCAAAAAGTCTCCGCTGGAATATGACGTCATGGGGTATGTCTGAGGGGCATCCCTGTGTAGGTCCAGAAACACGACCCCCTTTCACATCAAACTcaatcaaaattatttataaagcATGACATGAATATGTTCACACAAGCACCATGTTTTTCTCTGTGGTTGATGGACTTGATGTTAGTTGTGCTTCTCAGTGGACATTTAAAACtattgaaaaacaaaacgaaacaaaaactttTCATAGGTTTTGTTAAAGTATTAATGTGTAATTACTGGAAAGATGATATAATTGTAAATTTGTATTTTTACTGCACTACAATTTAAAATGGCAAAAGGAAATATAAAGACATAACCACGTGTGTTATAGTTTATCAGTTGCAACCACCATTTCAAAAAATTTCGGCATACAAATACATGATGTACAACAATTACATATACCATCATAATATGAACAACCAAATATGATTTCTAGGCCTAATTTTTGACGGAAACTCAAACAGAGGTTGACCAGGCGGTGTCAAGTGTAAAGGTCACTGCGTTTGGTTTCACCTTGCCTTGGATTATTTGGgattatttgctttttttttttccttttcttaccGTTTCTACAGATATAAGTTGTCAAACCATAGCCCTACACTATCTGATTAGTAGGACTATCTTCAACAACTTGGATAAAGACTGTCGATCAATCTATACAAGGTAAAAAAGTTGTTCAACGCTATCACTGTTCACCGATATTTAGCTTgtttgtaaataaataaaaaaaagtttacatTTGTTTGAAATGTGCACAAAATTCTTTACGACATTACAAAGGCAGACATTTTTAATATTTTTAGTGTGCATGGTCTCAATAGCAATGGAGCCGCCAATCTACTCCACCCAGCCGGGATAGAAACAACCTCATGTGTTAATGAAATATAAAGTTTAgaccagttaaaaaaaaaatgtgaagaTGATGCAGAATTGTTTCGGATAATCTGAAATACAAATGTGAGGGACATGTTTGATGGAAGTTCATAAAACATCGCTGTGTGTGAAATACAGGCCTACTGTACACTGGTACAGTATAAAGGACCACTAACAGGGAAAGTATTTTGTTGAAATTAAATGCATGTATTCTTTAGATCGATGTTGGCACACAGAAACTACCACAGTCAAGGATTTTCAGCCCTGACCTGAAGACAAATAGAAAGTGGagcaaaaaacaacccaaaacaaaCACGGATCCTGACACTTATCCGATCAATACGGCTGCTGAAGTATTATTGACTTGAAAGTTGGGGTCAGGGTGAGAGAGGCCGATATAAATGAGTCCATTTTGATGATTAAGTTATGAATGAGTTAAATATATCATATGATATTATGTAATACATTATAACACCAATAAGCCAGTCTTCACATGTAAACTGCTCGGTTACCTATTCAGAGTTGAGAAGGTTGCTCTCAAATGGTTACCGAAAAGAGAAATAAACGAAGGCCAATTCAATATTTCCAAGATACAGATGATCGGGTTGTAAAAATGATGTCACTATCTCAACCAAGGATCATCACATATCAATTTTAAATTGAAAACATACATTCACAAATCACTTCATGATCTACAGAATGATTCTAAGTTTGAGTTTGATGTCTTCCGCTTGACTGAGACGTAGCAGCAACCCCATGACTTTTCACAGCTTACTCAAACTATTGCTCCTGGGTTTGTGTACGCCTTGAAATCCCATGCCActggcaagggggggggggtctcgtgaTACTTTACCGTGAAAAGTGGAACTAGTCTCCTCTAACTGTGCCTGTTTATGTTTCATCTGAGTCCATTGCCCTACAAATCATTGGGCCAGTTCCTACTatagtatattgtaacgtgcatggataagaagacacgccaaccgctcgactaaagggtcggacccgccagccagcagccagcgtgtcttcttatccatgcacgttacaatatgctaTTAGGTATATTATTGACTACCCAAGGCCAATAACGATTTCGTAAATGAACTTTGTTTTTCTAAACTTCCTATGTTCTTTGTCCCCTAATATAATATTGCTGGATaattttaatatacacatggaTCATATCAACCATACTCTCACAAGAGATTTTACATCATGCCTGAACAGTTTTGGATTAtagcaatatattgattttccgACGCACGCCAAAGGACACATCCTTGACCTGATTTGCTGCTCTGATGTAACTCCTCTTAATTGTAATGCACCTGATTTGCCCATTTCCAACCACAAGCGAGTATCTTTcaatgttttctcttttttttgttgattcccccccccttttctccctaattgtacttggccaatgatctcactcttccgagccatcccggtcacggctccaccctttctgccgatctggagagggctgcagactaccacatgcctcctccgatatatgtggagtcaccagccgcatcttttcacctgacagtgaggagttttgccagggggacgtagcatgtgggaggttcacgctaccccccccccccccgaacaggcgtcccgaccgaccagaggaggtgctagtgcagtgaccaggacacatacccacatacggcttcccacctgcagaattgtgtctgtagggatgcccgaccaagctggaggtaacacggggattcgaactggcaaacCCCATGTtgccaggcaacagaatagaccaccatgccacccggacgcccctaattaTCTTTCAGTGTTAACCAATATTATTCAAAACAAATTTGTTTTGCTCCATCTCATCCCGtaacattaagaatattgatttatctgctctttctAGTGGAATTCATAACCTCTCCGGCAAAGAGAATTTATCCACCCCAGATAtactggtctctcattacaacaATTGACTTTATAgtcatttatatatttatttatttaccccccctttttctacccagttgtacttggccaatcaccccgctctctgagctgtcccggttgctgctccacccctctgctgatccggggagggctgcagactaccacgtctcctccgatacatgtggtgtcaccagtcgcttcttttcaccggacagtgaggagtttcaccagggggatgtagcgcgtgggaggatcacgctactccccccacttccctctcccccatgaacaggtgccctgaccgaccagaggaggcgctagtgcagcaaccaggacacatacccacatccagcttcccacccgcagacacggccaattgtgtctgtagggacgcctgaccaagccggaggtaacatgggattcgaaccagagatccccgtgttgataggcaacggaagacTTTATAGTCTTTTAAATGGACTTACTCCTTTAAAATCCtggtctgtttcctttacccactctgccccttggtttacacctgaaTTATGCCAGCTGAAAGCTAAAGGCCACCGCCTGGAACGCCTTTATgtgaaaactggccttgttgttcataaatgAGGCTCTTCCACAGCTAAATCATCTTATTATGTACATTTTATTAGATCAGGAGAAGCGAACACAAGAGCCCTGTTTTCCACAGTAAACAATAATTTATGGCCACCGGACACTCTTggacctcacctgtattcagttgctcaatgtaacatcttgatgaccttttttaatgccaaaatttaaAACATTCACCAGCAATTGGCCTCTTTGAACAATACGACATACAGTttatcttattcacccttctatgttcccctcttttcttcactatctagttttaaactcccaaatgttgctgaaatatctggtcttattcacaaatccaaatcatctacctgccaGTTAGACCCTCTTCCTACTCACTGAGTAAAAGTCTGTCTACCTTCTctgtcctctttaataactgatatcatacattcctccattacttccctcatctctcaaaacagctgcaatagcgccaatactcaagaaacctggtgtagaccccaacaatttgaataattttcacctAATTTCAAATTTATCGTTCTCTCTAAAATACTTGAAAGAATAGTTGCagctcaggtacacgctcacttgactgaCAACCATCTGTTTGAGCAATTTCAGAATTTCAGCCTGGTTTTCTCTCTTTTCACAGTACAGAGACAGCcctggtgaaaatcactaatgatttgttgatggcagctgactctgggcccCTAGTCATACTCgtccttcttgatctgagtgcaacctttgataccatctcatataacatcctcctagagagattagcgtCCACTGGAATCATCGGCACCTCTCTTGCCTGGTCTAGATGATATCGCTCTTGCCGCACTCAGTTCATCCAACTTACATATTTGAGTAGTCCTGTTTTGGCCCCCTCCTATTCATTATTTACCTTTTaccattcaatttcactgctacgtggatgacacccagctctatTTATCCATCAAGCCtacttccactcttccacccatttccctttctgactgcttactagaaattaattGGTTCTCATACAACTTGCTCAAACTTTAATAGTGATCAAACCTGAGGTTCTCCtcataggtactaaatctactttggctaaaactGACAGCTTTTCTCTATTGGCAAGTGTATAGTTCCTCCTTCCCCTCagattaagagtctgggtgtcatcttggacagcacattatctttcgaagcacacatcaacaatgttacttggtctgcatacttccacctatgagatattaatcatcttcatccatcgcttacacctaacagctccgccattctcattcacaccctggttacatcctgtattgactactgcaattctatcctctttggccttcctctcaaatgtcttcataaacttcaattggtttTGAATTCAGTTGCCCGTATCATTATCAGAACTCCTTCCattgatcatatcactcctgttcttcagcaagttAATTTGCTCCCTGTTAAATATAATTGAATCGctttcaagatcctgcttctcacctttaaggcacTTAATAACCTAGcaccttcatatctttccgaactccttcataacCACACGTCCTCccgtactctcagatcctcttctgccatccaactcactacaccatctgcctgcttgactaccatggggtctggagccttcagtcattctgcctccCACCTCtgaaactctctcccacaagatatTCGCAAAACTGACTCTCTttccaccttcaaatcccatctcaaaacgtaccttttcaaactagcACATTCAGTCTGATCCTGACTTTAATGGTTACAACCACATCTGAGTTTTgcacagatgatgattttatacctatctgttgtattaagttattattgtatacccctgctttgtttgattttatgtctgatacagtgctgcttgttttgaaCTGTTTTGTAAGGCGCCCATAAATAAAacgtatgattattattatttctttcgtgtttcctgttttacatcctgtagagctgggtccaaactatggacctgaggcactatagggtagATGTCACTTGACTGAAAATActcgttgtaatatgtgggctattccgagtagggcgagcttctggactgcatggatgttgatgttgcctgggatatggttggtgaacttttccattcccttcttcacgatttctagagctccgatgagcactggtgttgtttcggtcttcataccccatgtcctgttgatttcaatctccaggtctttgtacttggtcagcttctctgggaccttcactgaggtgttttttgtttggatggtattgccatggcatgtcgatgagcatgcacctctttcctTTCCTGTCCTTGGTAACGATGTTGGGCTTAATggtttttatctctctgtcagtgtggagtggcatgtcccagaggatggtgatatcattgttctcagtgaccgtttttggctgatgttcgtatcACAACTCAGTCGTCTTgctcttgtaactcctgcaggtaTGCtggttccagtgcaggtatgctgttGCCTTGTTGTACCTGTATATATGTACTtggtctttgccagttctgggCAGCCTGAGGCAATGAGGTCGATGGTTTCTttgtacattattattattattattattattatttcacaccTAAAAAATCCTAATTTTATAGCTTGTTTTTCTGGGATACTGAACTAGCAATGTAACGCTGGTTAAGTGGGGTGGTGTTGCATATTGTGAGACCAATTATCCACCTGCCAGCATGCCTTTGAGCAAAGTTTTTCCATCTGCTCTGCATATGACCCTATTCTTCTTCCTatcattgctattattattattattattaaaattattCATATCATGTCACAGAGAatactggtttctgattggctaGAGGGTGTGTTAAAACCAATTAAAATGCACACGTCGGGTTCAGCTGTTTAATTACTGTTCTAAATTTATGCGTAGACCACAACGTTGCTCTATGACCATAACAACATGCTGATGAGTGGTAAGCTCAGTAAGCATTCAAGTTTTAGTTTAATTTGAGTTTATCCACACTTTGTGAAAACTACTATAAAAAACTAAACTTATAAAGGATTTATAAATGGTTTATAATTAGGTTGTTaacactttataaatcattaataCACCATTATAAACAAGTTATAACAGTTTTCGTACAGCGATGCAGGCTCAATATTTGGCAAGATCAAGTTACTGCTGCACTTTTTATCtattctgttaaatctcagatcttGCTAGTTGGTAAGTAACCAATGAGATCTGAGGCTTAGcagtacagataaatgtgggCTAACTATTTGGCAAGAAACAAGTCACGGTTGCcctttttatctaatgtgttatAACACCTTATTAATAATTTACAAAGTGCTCACAACCTAATTAATAAACTAATTATGAACGATTCATAAACCCTTTATAAGGGTAGTCTTATCTTCAAGTGGTACCAATATACTTTCGATTGAAAAAGACTGTTTCATGAATGTAGAGAGTTCATTAATAATAAGATAAGGCAGAGCTGGGCCATATGGACAAAATGAAATATTACgatatttttggaccaaatacctcgatatcgatattgtgacgatattgtggggatgacttttggtgctttcacaaaaccTTTCTACAATCATCAAAAATCTGATTGTTATTATATAGACATTACCAATGATTATTTAAAATATTCATCAGTAATGCCTATATAATAACTATGTGGGTAAATGCAAAAAATAGAGCAGCTAGAACAGTCTGAGAAGTTCAAAATATTACATTACTTTACTGTGATGCAGCCTTGAAAACCcagaaaagacaacacttatgccatatcacaatatccaaaatcccaggcGATAtttagtctcatatcacgatatcgacataatatcgatatattgcccaacCTGAAGATGAGGCTTTGATAATTGCCAGTTACCAGCAGGCATTCTTGCATCAAAGTCTCAGGCAGGGCGGCACTGGGATCAAAAAGTGGCCTGGGACTGTCCCGATCAGCCCGCCACAATCGGCCGGTCACCAACCATCCTTGCTGGTGATTTCCAAACCTCCAGCCCCTCTTTGTAGTTCTGTAAGTCACAAAGTAGAGATGTCTGAAGTGAGCAAAGTTGGCTGAATAGATAATATACTCACAGACTGAGGGCCTGGCTGTCCTCCTGCCTCTCACTGACTTAACATCTGTTGCACTGCTGAAGCGGTACTTTTCTGGCCCTGGAAAAGATTATGAATTCGTAAGGGAAGAACACAAAATCAACAcaacaaatgtaaaaaaagaaaaaagaaaaagggttttAGCCCCAACTACTACTGCTTGCTAACATTGGCGCCACTCTACACGTGTTAGAATGCTGGCATGTAAGCACTAAAAGCTTGATTTTATCTGCTTGGACTGAAATGCTTGCTAAACTGATGCTCATGTTACCCACCAGCTTTCAAGATAATGGCAAATAAAATCAGCATAATGTTTAGCTTGGATAACATTTTAATGCACAAATCAAACTTTTGCATCGCACCTACGTTGGCAAATACGATAATGGCAAACATCGGAGCCTGGTCTATTTTCTATTATAAGTTGTTTTGTagctataactactactactatactactacttttggctgcacccgttaggggtcgctacagcggatcatccatttccatctcttcctttctgcgtcttcctctgtcacaccagccacctgcatgtcctctctcaccacatccataaacctcctcattggccttcctcttttcctcttacctggcagctccatattcagcatccttctcccaatatattcagcatctctcctccacacatgtccaagccatctcaatcttgcctgtcttgctttgtctccaaaccgttcaacctgagctgtccctctatataatcgttcctaatcctgtccttcttcatcactcccaatgaaaatcttagcatcttcaactctgccacctccagctccgcctccagtcttgtcgtcagtgccactgtctccaaacaacATAGCTGGCATCacaaaaccttccctttaactctcgctggtacgattctgtcacaaatcactcctgatactcttctctacccactccaccctgcctgcactctcttatttacctctcttctgcactccccattacttt from Lampris incognitus isolate fLamInc1 chromosome 8, fLamInc1.hap2, whole genome shotgun sequence encodes the following:
- the cldn2 gene encoding claudin-2, with the protein product MASEALELMGFFLGLLGMLGTLVATVLPYWRTSPHIGSNIVTAVDNMKGLWMECVYQSTGAFQCETYNSMLALPSDLQASRALMVISLVLSILAIAVATLGMQCTVCLEGTGSTKSRMAGAGGGFFLTAGFMALVPVAWTMHEVVQTFYQPNIHTSMKFELGECLYVGLAAALTSILGGGLLCLSCCEERDGARGSRRHGRGYPYPAGAGAGMRTSSQTYRNPTLQLSGGNQTAGRGQVLVRSASASSRSSAQGVRGVKKSPLEYDVMGYV